One window of the Longimicrobiaceae bacterium genome contains the following:
- a CDS encoding LytTR family DNA-binding domain-containing protein, which produces MGVDRPLRVLIVDDELLGRQRVEDLVRKEPDVEIVGMVDNGAAAVEAIRELRPDLVFLDVQMPGMTGLEVLAEIGPDEMPATIFVTAYDHYALKAFEVAAIDYLVKPFDDERFEQAFARARRMIELEEVGRATRQLLRLLGRSEDGEPDRAAGTGEGHGQPYLERLAVEMRGQVRVVPVDAIDYIEASGPYAELHVGDKTYVIRERMQTLENRLDPRHFFRIHRSAIVRLDRIETLLRSSGGDYAVRLKGGAELSVSRSRREELEEKLGIIR; this is translated from the coding sequence ATGGGCGTTGATCGCCCTCTCCGTGTCCTGATCGTAGACGACGAGCTGCTCGGGCGCCAACGGGTCGAAGACCTCGTCCGGAAGGAACCGGACGTCGAGATCGTGGGGATGGTGGACAACGGCGCTGCCGCCGTCGAGGCGATCCGCGAGCTGCGGCCCGACCTGGTCTTTCTCGACGTGCAGATGCCGGGGATGACCGGGCTGGAGGTGCTGGCAGAGATCGGGCCCGACGAGATGCCCGCCACCATCTTCGTAACCGCCTACGATCACTATGCACTGAAGGCCTTCGAGGTCGCCGCCATCGACTACCTGGTGAAGCCCTTCGACGACGAGCGGTTCGAGCAGGCGTTCGCGCGGGCCCGGCGCATGATCGAGCTGGAGGAGGTAGGCCGCGCCACGCGTCAGCTCCTGCGCCTCCTGGGGAGGTCGGAGGACGGCGAGCCCGATCGCGCTGCCGGCACTGGCGAGGGCCATGGCCAACCGTATCTGGAGCGGCTGGCGGTCGAGATGCGCGGACAGGTGCGCGTGGTGCCGGTGGATGCCATCGACTACATCGAGGCGAGCGGACCGTACGCAGAGCTGCATGTGGGCGACAAGACCTACGTGATCCGCGAGCGCATGCAGACGCTGGAGAACCGGCTCGACCCGCGGCACTTCTTTCGCATCCACCGCTCGGCCATCGTACGCCTCGACCGCATCGAGACGCTGCTCCGCAGCAGCGGAGGCGACTATGCCGTGCGCTTGAAGGGAGGAGCCGAGCTGAGCGTCAGTCGCAGCCGCCGCGAGGAGCTGGAGGAGAAGCTGGGAATCATCCGGTGA
- a CDS encoding histidine kinase has product MLNSILPPVNGAESPVQPWRLRRAELIGIFAFWTFAAVLTAANRLLDPRFPGQQPILTSLPVAIAFFESLIWAILTPFVFWLTSRYSIERPGARVPRIAMLIAAGFVISVLVDTVGAAFRMYVLDFPFRRAGGVSPILSVTRLWFVNDLITYVGVMAAGFARDFFVRNREREKETVHLHAHAAQLQAQLAEARLEALRMQLNPHFLFNTLHAVSALVERDPRGVRRMIARLSELLRYTLTQDKEQMIPVEKEMDFLRRYLEIMEIRFQGTLEVEISPEPEVLDALVPNLILQPLVENAVKHGVAAKVGPSRIEVGARREGDKLVLTVRDDGPGVPEEVKPGSGLGLRNVQARLAELYGDDWSLTFHSAEGGGLIAEVKLPFHTSSDLHAELVEQVAEPAYGR; this is encoded by the coding sequence GTGTTGAACTCCATTCTTCCCCCCGTGAACGGTGCGGAGTCTCCCGTGCAGCCGTGGCGCCTGCGGCGGGCGGAGCTGATCGGAATCTTCGCGTTCTGGACCTTCGCCGCCGTGCTCACCGCGGCGAACCGGCTGCTCGATCCGCGTTTCCCCGGACAGCAGCCCATCCTCACCTCGCTGCCGGTGGCGATCGCCTTTTTCGAGTCCCTCATCTGGGCGATCCTCACCCCGTTCGTCTTCTGGCTCACCAGCCGCTACAGCATCGAGCGACCGGGGGCACGGGTTCCGCGCATCGCCATGCTGATCGCGGCAGGCTTCGTGATTTCCGTCCTGGTGGACACGGTGGGCGCGGCCTTCCGCATGTACGTACTCGATTTCCCGTTCCGCCGCGCCGGCGGGGTTTCACCCATCCTGAGCGTCACTCGGCTGTGGTTCGTCAACGACCTGATCACCTATGTCGGCGTGATGGCGGCCGGGTTCGCCCGTGACTTCTTCGTGCGCAATCGCGAGCGGGAGAAGGAGACTGTGCACCTGCACGCTCACGCGGCACAACTGCAGGCGCAGCTCGCCGAGGCCCGGCTGGAGGCGCTACGGATGCAGCTCAACCCGCACTTCCTCTTCAACACCCTGCACGCTGTCTCCGCGCTGGTGGAGCGGGATCCGCGCGGCGTGCGGCGGATGATCGCCCGCCTGAGCGAGCTCCTCCGCTACACGCTGACTCAGGACAAAGAGCAGATGATCCCGGTGGAGAAGGAGATGGACTTTCTTCGCCGTTATCTGGAGATCATGGAGATCCGCTTCCAGGGGACGCTGGAGGTGGAGATCTCCCCGGAGCCGGAGGTGCTCGATGCGCTCGTCCCCAACCTGATCCTGCAGCCGCTGGTGGAGAACGCGGTCAAGCACGGCGTGGCCGCCAAGGTGGGTCCGTCGCGCATCGAGGTGGGAGCAAGGCGGGAGGGAGACAAGCTGGTGCTAACGGTGCGGGACGACGGCCCCGGCGTGCCCGAGGAGGTGAAGCCAGGAAGCGGCCTGGGTCTGCGCAATGTGCAGGCAAGGCTGGCAGAGCTCTACGGCGACGATTGGTCGCTGACCTTCCACTCCGCGGAGGGGGGAGGGCTGATCGCTGAGGTCAAGCTCCCCTTCCACACTAGCAGCGACCTCCACGCGGAGCTCGTGGAGCAGGTAGCTGAGCCGGCCTATGGGCGTTGA